The Fortiea contorta PCC 7126 genome has a segment encoding these proteins:
- a CDS encoding tetratricopeptide repeat protein, with amino-acid sequence MDQLSKLDIDSALTQFKLANAWQIQGKFEDAFIRYQETLQLRPDYMPAYQQLGNLMLKQRRHDEALEYYEQALALDFEATDLSFYYQCLGLPKQRPDAPIQSENISFANESSTLIATGKINLGKQRVFGYHRSGWNFAIQALSPLHNPQGILFDGCLEQQFLFQHNRIGKRPPRILAKMHADGVFENLATSEEKGIIPYQKPWVGFVHHPPSMPIWFNYRTSLQKLVEKEVWQDSLPHCVGLFALSHHCADWLKQQTGKPVSALIHPTEIPDKQFDFNQFLANPQKKVVQIGWWLRKLHSIYQLPLAQNNPLGYEKVRLGFLFDSAEAVFTQLMNIEARIYKIQIDEAYLANTNVIRHIPNDEYDDLLSTNIAFVDLYDSSANNAIIECIARATPLLVNPLPAVKEYLGEDYPMYFNSLEEAAKKALDTSLILETHEYLKSCETRQKLSAEYFINSFCNSEVYKLI; translated from the coding sequence ATGGATCAATTATCAAAACTAGATATCGACTCAGCCCTGACTCAATTCAAGTTGGCTAATGCTTGGCAAATTCAAGGTAAATTTGAGGATGCATTTATTCGCTATCAAGAAACTTTGCAATTGCGACCTGACTATATGCCTGCCTATCAGCAGTTAGGGAATTTGATGCTCAAACAACGTCGGCACGATGAGGCATTAGAGTACTATGAGCAAGCACTCGCACTTGATTTTGAAGCAACTGATCTGTCTTTTTACTACCAATGTTTAGGCTTGCCAAAGCAGCGTCCTGATGCGCCAATTCAATCAGAAAATATTTCATTTGCCAACGAATCATCAACCTTGATCGCAACGGGCAAAATTAATCTCGGTAAACAAAGAGTTTTTGGATACCATCGTAGTGGTTGGAACTTTGCAATTCAGGCACTTAGCCCTTTGCACAATCCTCAAGGCATTTTATTTGATGGCTGTTTAGAGCAGCAGTTCCTTTTTCAACACAACCGTATAGGTAAGCGACCGCCTCGGATATTAGCAAAAATGCACGCAGATGGTGTGTTTGAAAATTTGGCAACGTCAGAAGAAAAGGGGATTATTCCCTATCAAAAACCTTGGGTTGGGTTTGTGCATCATCCTCCATCCATGCCCATCTGGTTTAATTACCGAACATCCCTCCAAAAGCTAGTTGAAAAAGAAGTTTGGCAAGACAGTTTACCACACTGCGTCGGCTTATTTGCCCTTTCTCACCATTGTGCTGACTGGCTTAAGCAGCAGACAGGTAAACCGGTTTCGGCACTAATCCATCCTACAGAGATTCCAGACAAACAGTTTGATTTCAACCAGTTTCTCGCCAATCCTCAGAAAAAGGTAGTGCAGATTGGTTGGTGGCTGCGGAAGTTGCACTCGATTTATCAATTACCTCTGGCTCAAAATAATCCACTTGGATACGAAAAAGTCAGATTAGGGTTTTTGTTTGACTCAGCAGAAGCAGTGTTTACACAGCTGATGAACATAGAAGCGAGGATTTATAAAATCCAAATTGATGAAGCTTATTTAGCAAATACTAACGTGATCAGACATATTCCTAATGATGAATATGATGACTTGTTATCGACGAATATTGCTTTTGTAGATTTGTATGATTCCAGTGCTAACAATGCCATTATCGAATGTATTGCCCGTGCTACTCCACTACTGGTGAATCCTCTCCCCGCTGTGAAAGAATATCTAGGAGAGGACTATCCTATGTACTTCAATTCTTTAGAAGAAGCTGCAAAAAAAGCCTTGGACACCTCACTGATTTTAGAGACACATGAGTATCTTAAATCTTGTGAAACTCGACAGAAGCTATCAGCAGAATATTTTATAAATAGCTTTTGTAACAGTGAAGTTTATAAACTTATCTAA
- a CDS encoding SMP-30/gluconolactonase/LRE family protein: MFYLQKWFGKHTARGYLQPKCQKFSYLFPKSVVIEQVATGFQFTEGPVWMVEKQCLLFSDIPANKIYKLNGSGQAAVFREPSHHANGLTRDRQGRLIACEHGSRCVTRTEPDGTLTVLSDRFNNQKLNSPNDVIVKSDGAIYFTDPPYGIQPEQQEQPFQGVYRLSPNGQDLSVIADDFIKPNGLALSPDEQTLYVADSSERCHIRAFDVQADGAIANGRVFHTMTTPGVTGNPDGMKVDRDGHLYATGPGGVWVLEPDGTHLGTIVLPEQPANCAWGDADWQSLYITARTSLYKIRVNTPGIALL, encoded by the coding sequence ATGTTTTACTTGCAAAAATGGTTTGGTAAACACACGGCAAGAGGATATTTACAACCAAAGTGTCAGAAATTTTCATATCTATTTCCTAAATCTGTTGTGATTGAACAAGTAGCGACTGGATTTCAGTTTACTGAAGGCCCTGTTTGGATGGTTGAAAAGCAGTGTTTACTATTCAGCGATATTCCTGCTAACAAAATTTATAAACTCAATGGCTCCGGACAAGCCGCTGTGTTTCGAGAGCCGAGTCACCACGCCAACGGCTTGACCCGCGATCGCCAAGGTCGCCTAATCGCCTGTGAACATGGGAGCCGCTGCGTTACCCGCACTGAGCCAGACGGAACCCTAACGGTATTGAGCGATCGCTTTAACAACCAAAAACTCAACAGCCCAAACGATGTCATCGTCAAAAGCGATGGGGCAATTTACTTCACCGATCCGCCCTACGGCATTCAACCTGAGCAGCAAGAACAACCATTCCAGGGCGTTTATAGACTCTCACCAAATGGTCAAGACCTGAGTGTGATTGCGGATGATTTTATCAAACCGAATGGTCTGGCGTTGTCGCCCGACGAGCAAACGCTTTATGTTGCCGATTCATCTGAGCGTTGTCACATTCGCGCCTTTGACGTGCAGGCAGATGGGGCGATCGCCAATGGTCGAGTTTTTCACACCATGACAACTCCAGGTGTGACAGGTAATCCAGATGGCATGAAGGTTGATCGAGATGGGCATCTTTACGCGACTGGCCCTGGGGGAGTGTGGGTGTTAGAGCCAGATGGTACCCATCTAGGAACAATCGTGTTGCCTGAACAGCCTGCGAACTGCGCTTGGGGTGATGCCGACTGGCAAAGCCTTTACATCACAGCCCGCACTTCGCTCTATAAAATTCGCGTTAATACACCAGGAATTGCTCTGTTATGA
- a CDS encoding glycosyltransferase family 2 protein, protein MTSDSPLISVIIPVYNRDRYLAEAIESVLAQTYPAIELIVVDDGSSDRSAEVAQRYPLIYHYQPNGGIGSARNAGIALATGEFLAFLDSDDIWVTDKLSKQMAAFETDPTLEVVFGYTQQFYSPELDETFRQSIRCPEQPIAGYLSNMMLIRRSTFLQVGLFNPELKCGIDIEWYGRAAEQKLKMTLLPDVIHLRRLHETNNGLLEADQHKERLHVLKAMLDRRRQVQPDQSPAAS, encoded by the coding sequence ATGACTTCTGATTCTCCACTTATTAGCGTCATTATTCCGGTTTATAACCGCGATCGCTATCTTGCCGAAGCGATTGAAAGTGTTCTCGCTCAAACCTATCCAGCGATTGAACTGATTGTAGTTGATGATGGTTCGAGCGATCGCAGTGCCGAAGTTGCCCAAAGATACCCTCTCATCTATCATTACCAGCCCAATGGGGGAATCGGTTCTGCACGAAATGCTGGAATCGCTTTAGCAACTGGTGAATTTCTTGCCTTTCTCGATTCTGACGACATTTGGGTAACAGACAAACTATCGAAACAAATGGCAGCCTTTGAGACTGATCCGACCTTAGAGGTTGTATTTGGCTATACCCAACAATTTTACAGTCCAGAGTTGGATGAAACCTTTCGCCAAAGCATCCGCTGCCCTGAACAACCGATCGCAGGCTATCTTTCTAACATGATGTTAATTCGTCGCTCAACGTTTTTGCAGGTGGGACTGTTTAACCCAGAACTCAAGTGCGGGATAGACATTGAGTGGTACGGCCGCGCTGCCGAACAAAAGCTCAAAATGACCCTGTTACCGGATGTTATTCATCTGAGACGGCTGCATGAAACCAACAATGGACTTCTCGAAGCAGATCAACATAAAGAGCGATTGCATGTCTTGAAAGCGATGCTTGATCGCCGCCGACAAGTTCAACCAGATCAGTCTCCTGCGGCTAGCTAA
- a CDS encoding HD domain-containing protein yields MQAEHSLLPIPSPMQLYAQTILQLLQQLERLGYPQIDQVYIHNAYKFIITKIVGRYRPSGKTTIAHMIGTASILASLKTSKEIIAAGLLHVVYDYGDFGDGRSGISPAKQQPTIAVLGTQAEEYVRRYTLFNWSWNEAQLIEIRDRIASLDSFDRAVLLIRLANELEDFLDLGILYCESAEGRKEGIKATGHLLIELANKLGFPMLAGELSIAFENNLETRTFAEFCNPGFGTRDFALAPLSYTLKPTIKIHQTTTEIPKQLLNRILNGKQVLLSLRSRIHRKSKQIVRSLIPHV; encoded by the coding sequence GTGCAAGCTGAACATTCCCTCCTCCCTATCCCTTCTCCTATGCAGTTATACGCCCAAACAATTCTCCAACTCTTACAACAACTTGAGCGATTGGGATATCCACAGATTGATCAAGTTTACATTCACAATGCTTACAAATTTATCATCACAAAAATTGTAGGTCGCTATCGTCCTTCTGGTAAAACCACGATCGCCCATATGATCGGGACAGCGAGTATTTTAGCATCCCTCAAAACCTCTAAAGAAATCATTGCAGCGGGATTGCTCCACGTTGTCTATGACTATGGAGATTTTGGAGATGGGCGCTCGGGAATCTCTCCGGCTAAACAGCAACCAACGATCGCGGTGCTGGGAACGCAAGCAGAAGAATATGTCAGGCGATATACCCTCTTCAACTGGAGTTGGAATGAGGCTCAACTAATTGAGATCCGCGATCGTATTGCCAGTTTGGATTCCTTTGATCGGGCAGTTCTACTGATTCGGCTGGCAAATGAGTTAGAAGATTTTCTCGATTTAGGCATTCTCTACTGTGAGAGTGCTGAAGGTCGTAAAGAAGGGATTAAGGCGACGGGTCATTTGCTCATTGAGCTAGCTAACAAACTTGGATTCCCGATGCTGGCTGGCGAGTTATCAATCGCCTTTGAGAACAACCTGGAAACAAGAACGTTTGCCGAATTCTGTAACCCTGGTTTCGGCACTAGGGATTTTGCTCTTGCTCCTTTATCGTATACACTCAAACCGACTATCAAAATTCATCAAACAACTACTGAGATCCCTAAGCAATTGCTCAATCGCATTCTCAATGGCAAGCAGGTTTTACTATCGCTGAGATCGCGTATTCACAGGAAAAGTAAGCAGATTGTGAGATCGCTCATTCCGCATGTTTAA
- a CDS encoding NAD-dependent epimerase/dehydratase family protein — protein MLSLFQRFQPYNSSSLEKTILLTGAAGTIGTSLRLLLKEDYHFRCLDCRRVPQAKDVRVADITNFKAVLKAMRGVNAVIHLAANPNIDQSWQDVYISGIKGTYNVFEAARQAGVKQIIYASTNHVSGWREVKQEPHITPEQLVRPDSLYAVGKAFGEALGQFFVDRYGMSIICLRIGGFHSEPKLYVPNDRILATWCSPRDLAQLVRRSLEHENLGFQIFYGISGNTRRYWDISNAQAILGYEPEDNAENLLG, from the coding sequence ATGCTCTCTTTATTCCAGCGCTTTCAGCCTTACAACTCGTCCTCCCTTGAGAAAACCATTCTATTAACGGGTGCAGCTGGAACTATCGGCACATCCTTGCGGCTTCTTCTCAAAGAAGACTATCACTTTCGCTGTCTTGATTGCCGTCGAGTTCCGCAAGCAAAAGATGTCCGAGTTGCAGATATCACAAATTTCAAAGCAGTTCTCAAGGCAATGCGGGGTGTAAATGCAGTCATTCATCTGGCTGCAAATCCGAATATCGATCAATCTTGGCAAGATGTTTACATCAGTGGTATCAAGGGCACTTACAACGTGTTTGAAGCGGCTCGCCAAGCTGGAGTCAAGCAGATTATTTATGCCAGTACCAATCACGTTTCCGGCTGGCGAGAAGTCAAGCAAGAACCTCACATTACGCCTGAACAACTGGTGCGTCCTGACTCTTTGTATGCGGTCGGCAAAGCCTTTGGAGAAGCCTTGGGGCAATTTTTTGTTGATCGCTATGGAATGTCGATCATTTGTCTGCGGATTGGCGGGTTTCACAGTGAACCTAAATTATATGTTCCTAACGATCGAATACTAGCAACTTGGTGTAGCCCACGAGATTTAGCGCAATTGGTGAGGCGATCGCTAGAGCATGAAAATTTAGGCTTTCAAATTTTTTATGGAATTTCTGGCAATACTCGCCGTTACTGGGACATTAGTAATGCTCAAGCGATACTTGGCTACGAACCTGAAGACAATGCCGAAAATCTTCTCGGCTAA
- a CDS encoding glycosyltransferase, protein MSQPLVSVIIAVQNGEQYLNQAINSIVAQTYPNVEILVVDGKSTDQTEAIAKSYPQVRYLHQTAKGLSDAWNTGINAAKGEMIAFLDHDDYWTPNKLALQVEYLIQHPEVQSAIAHFCFILAHPDQSIPTGFKPQLLQKKLIGRIPGTLLVYKTVFDYIGQFDTNLKIASDVDWFTRAKDQNISLVVIPEVVLYKRVHNNNLSSNALVNNQELLGILKQSIARQRNNQIS, encoded by the coding sequence ATGAGTCAACCCCTTGTAAGTGTTATTATTGCCGTTCAAAACGGCGAACAGTATCTAAACCAAGCAATCAACAGTATTGTTGCTCAAACCTACCCAAACGTTGAAATTCTGGTGGTCGATGGCAAATCAACCGATCAAACTGAAGCGATCGCAAAGTCTTATCCCCAAGTTCGCTACTTACACCAGACAGCTAAGGGGCTGTCCGATGCTTGGAACACCGGCATAAATGCCGCCAAAGGAGAGATGATTGCCTTTTTAGATCATGACGACTACTGGACACCCAATAAGTTAGCTCTACAAGTAGAGTACTTAATCCAACATCCAGAAGTACAGTCTGCGATCGCTCATTTCTGCTTCATCCTAGCCCATCCTGACCAATCCATCCCAACTGGGTTTAAGCCACAACTGCTCCAGAAAAAACTGATTGGACGAATTCCAGGGACTTTGCTAGTTTATAAAACAGTCTTTGACTATATCGGTCAATTTGATACCAACCTGAAAATTGCCAGTGATGTAGACTGGTTTACACGGGCTAAAGACCAAAATATCTCCTTGGTTGTAATCCCTGAAGTCGTTCTCTACAAACGGGTTCACAACAATAACCTTTCATCTAATGCCCTTGTCAACAATCAAGAACTCTTAGGCATCTTAAAGCAATCGATTGCAAGACAACGGAATAATCAAATCTCCTAG
- a CDS encoding glycosyltransferase family 2 protein, with product MKNFPLVSVVIPAYNYAKYLAKTLDSVFAQTYRPIEVIVVDDGSTDNTAEIVRAYPEVRYFYQSNQGVSVTRNVGIAAAQGEFIAFIDGDDIWKPHKLSLQIAYMLEHPDIGITGTRAENFLEPNTQVPPWFDFERDLQECKVIIPSTLVVRRLVFDQIGNFSQNYQSEEDTQWLQRAEDAKVNTSMIPEILTLRRLHGTNLSWQMKSMHKFNLLRIIKESIARQRRESSLKE from the coding sequence ATGAAAAATTTCCCTTTAGTAAGTGTCGTTATCCCTGCTTATAACTATGCAAAGTATTTAGCGAAAACACTAGATAGCGTATTTGCTCAAACCTATCGCCCGATTGAAGTCATTGTTGTGGATGATGGCTCAACTGATAACACTGCTGAGATTGTTCGTGCTTATCCAGAGGTGCGCTATTTTTATCAATCAAATCAAGGTGTATCCGTAACACGTAATGTGGGAATTGCTGCTGCACAAGGAGAATTTATTGCATTCATAGATGGGGATGACATTTGGAAGCCGCATAAACTTAGTCTACAAATTGCCTATATGCTGGAACATCCTGATATTGGTATCACAGGTACAAGGGCAGAAAATTTTTTAGAACCTAATACCCAAGTTCCACCTTGGTTTGATTTTGAGCGCGATCTACAAGAATGCAAAGTTATCATTCCTAGTACGTTGGTTGTGCGTAGGTTAGTTTTTGATCAAATTGGTAATTTTTCACAAAATTATCAATCTGAAGAGGATACCCAGTGGCTACAACGAGCAGAAGATGCCAAGGTGAACACATCAATGATTCCAGAAATTCTCACTCTCAGGAGATTGCATGGCACAAATCTATCTTGGCAAATGAAGTCAATGCATAAATTTAATTTGCTCAGAATCATTAAAGAATCAATCGCTCGTCAGCGCCGAGAGTCTAGTTTAAAAGAGTAG
- a CDS encoding acyltransferase family protein, with product MFSKIIDVLTRFASEILPAHVQMTSTSGANQPFYRPEIDGMRAFAVIAVIINHFNKDILPSGYLGVDIFFVISGFVITSSLAGRSSKNFLDFLVGFYARRIKRLVPALVTFVVITSISICLFNPSPGLSIMTGIASLFGGSNLYLLNQSTNYFASSAQLNVFTHTWSLGVEEQFYFLFPLLVWFTGFGRQASEGARNLFWVTGALSIASLIAFVYIYRTNQAAAYFLMPTRFWEMGAGCLLFLGLKHPSGLLVRLQSIPPLVVAAGILAVFFIPLQFAAKATIAVVLLTSVLIVCLRAGTAGYSLFTHPQVVYIGLISYSLYLWHWGVLSLSHWTIGIHWWSVPFQVGLMLLLAVFSYRYVEMPLRRSDWSMLRWQTIGYGIGASVSASVLLLLLSNSLSDRIFLGSKHSLETESFNVQGVSLECSFFMGKGRPFSPQDIAKCSFPKGERVSEQQRIWYLGNSHAGHLSGLIGKMQSRGNFQQTVITTGQITVPPLPLELYSWLPKNDWKQKDLLNQEKTIKYVLANVKSGDIIVLGNDLGNLFGWFPNSSQEQRQRHLQFLPHWIEKLDRFIKTTNDRGVSVVAILPLPRFQHMPDSFTTENCYKQWFRPFLSNECYLSADRVKLRQGLSEVTDSLKTLSKSNSNFYLFDPFDRLCPKDLKNCSTVLSDRVIFRDSHHINNYGGELLFDDFYALLLHYKLLKIP from the coding sequence ATGTTCTCAAAAATAATTGATGTTTTAACTCGCTTTGCCTCTGAAATACTCCCTGCTCATGTGCAAATGACATCCACATCTGGAGCTAATCAGCCTTTTTATAGACCAGAAATCGATGGAATGAGAGCATTTGCGGTGATTGCAGTCATCATCAACCACTTCAACAAAGATATTCTGCCCAGCGGATATTTAGGCGTAGACATCTTTTTTGTGATCTCTGGATTTGTCATCACTTCTTCGTTAGCAGGTCGTTCTAGCAAGAACTTTCTCGACTTTCTGGTGGGTTTCTATGCCAGACGTATCAAACGCTTAGTTCCAGCATTGGTGACGTTTGTAGTTATTACAAGTATTTCGATCTGCCTCTTTAATCCCAGTCCAGGTCTTTCGATAATGACTGGGATCGCATCTCTATTTGGCGGCTCCAATCTCTACCTGCTAAATCAGTCTACAAATTATTTTGCTTCCTCCGCACAACTAAATGTTTTCACACACACTTGGTCTTTGGGAGTAGAAGAACAGTTTTACTTTCTGTTTCCACTTCTAGTCTGGTTCACTGGTTTTGGTCGTCAGGCTAGCGAAGGGGCAAGAAATCTGTTCTGGGTGACAGGGGCACTATCGATTGCTTCCTTGATTGCTTTTGTCTATATTTACCGAACAAACCAAGCTGCTGCTTACTTTTTGATGCCCACTCGTTTTTGGGAGATGGGTGCTGGTTGCTTGCTGTTTCTCGGTCTGAAGCATCCCAGTGGTTTGCTGGTTCGTTTGCAGAGCATTCCACCCTTAGTAGTAGCGGCTGGCATTCTTGCAGTTTTTTTTATCCCGCTCCAATTTGCCGCTAAAGCGACCATTGCTGTTGTACTTTTAACCTCAGTTTTAATTGTTTGCCTTCGCGCTGGAACTGCTGGATATTCACTATTTACCCATCCGCAAGTTGTTTACATCGGTCTGATTTCATACTCGCTTTATCTATGGCATTGGGGCGTCCTCTCACTCAGTCACTGGACTATTGGCATTCACTGGTGGTCTGTCCCATTTCAGGTCGGCTTGATGCTATTGCTGGCAGTATTTTCTTATCGGTATGTGGAGATGCCGCTGCGTCGTTCTGACTGGTCTATGCTTCGTTGGCAGACGATTGGTTATGGGATCGGTGCCTCTGTAAGTGCCTCAGTACTCCTTCTACTACTATCTAATTCGCTGAGTGACCGAATATTTTTAGGTAGTAAGCATTCTCTGGAAACTGAGAGTTTTAATGTCCAAGGTGTTTCTCTTGAATGTTCATTCTTTATGGGCAAGGGAAGACCTTTCTCTCCTCAAGACATCGCAAAATGCTCTTTCCCCAAAGGTGAACGTGTTAGTGAGCAGCAGCGAATTTGGTATTTGGGGAATAGTCATGCCGGACATCTGTCAGGGTTAATTGGAAAAATGCAGTCAAGAGGAAATTTTCAGCAAACAGTTATAACCACTGGACAAATAACTGTTCCACCATTGCCATTAGAATTATACTCTTGGTTACCAAAGAACGATTGGAAACAAAAGGATTTGCTCAACCAAGAGAAGACAATCAAATATGTCCTGGCAAATGTGAAGTCGGGAGATATTATTGTTCTGGGAAATGATTTGGGAAATCTATTCGGTTGGTTTCCCAATTCCAGCCAAGAGCAAAGGCAAAGACATCTTCAGTTTCTACCTCACTGGATTGAAAAGCTTGATAGATTCATCAAGACGACCAATGACAGAGGTGTAAGTGTTGTTGCGATCCTGCCATTGCCAAGATTTCAACATATGCCAGATAGCTTCACAACTGAAAATTGCTACAAACAATGGTTTAGACCATTTTTATCTAATGAATGCTATCTTTCGGCAGATCGGGTAAAACTCAGACAAGGTTTAAGCGAAGTAACTGATTCACTGAAAACACTGTCCAAGTCAAACAGTAACTTTTATCTTTTTGACCCATTTGACCGGTTGTGCCCCAAAGACCTCAAAAACTGTTCGACCGTCTTATCAGATAGGGTCATTTTTCGAGATTCTCATCACATCAATAATTATGGAGGGGAACTCCTGTTTGATGACTTTTATGCTTTACTTTTGCACTATAAATTGCTGAAGATACCATAA
- a CDS encoding nucleotidyltransferase family protein produces MSDRIPFVGSYKLTQTQKLLLQATLLQGQAALTAWEQWESSVDIEVLDPQSYALLPQVYQNLLAHGVEDAHMARLKGIYRRNWYANQLRLKQLKILLSHLKDAGIEVILLGDAALCCLVDQTYRPISHLHLLVRSAELERAIQQLTSLNWQVATATTYQFIHLQDEQKNSLYLQGRLFWAIPQDYIDEQVWQYAIPNGSNLAGYILNPTDQLLDVCTRTFIKSRSPEISGIADALMLIQQAGDDLDWIRLITQAQRYQMILPVRNMLLLLQQVLQLAIPNWVIPALLQMPIAQTERLNYQVLAGEQRSFVLMLFAYSIRPLYHLKNRLLGLIYGPFPGKQILKHLLLSKKSTFK; encoded by the coding sequence ATGAGCGATCGCATTCCCTTTGTTGGTAGCTATAAACTGACCCAAACCCAGAAACTATTACTCCAAGCAACACTTTTACAGGGACAAGCAGCACTGACTGCATGGGAACAATGGGAGTCCTCGGTTGATATCGAAGTTCTAGACCCCCAATCCTATGCGCTACTGCCGCAAGTTTACCAAAATTTGTTGGCTCATGGTGTCGAAGATGCTCACATGGCAAGGCTTAAGGGCATCTATCGGCGCAATTGGTATGCCAATCAACTGCGGCTCAAACAACTAAAAATACTGTTATCCCATTTAAAGGATGCAGGAATTGAGGTGATTTTGCTTGGTGATGCTGCTCTGTGCTGTTTGGTAGATCAAACTTATCGTCCGATTTCTCACTTGCATCTTTTAGTGCGCTCTGCTGAATTAGAGAGGGCAATTCAACAATTAACTTCTCTAAATTGGCAAGTTGCTACCGCGACAACCTACCAATTCATCCACTTACAGGACGAGCAGAAAAACTCACTTTATTTACAAGGGCGTCTTTTCTGGGCAATTCCCCAAGACTATATTGATGAACAGGTTTGGCAGTATGCAATTCCCAACGGGAGTAACTTAGCTGGCTACATACTCAACCCAACAGACCAACTTTTAGATGTATGCACCAGGACATTTATTAAAAGTCGATCGCCTGAAATTTCTGGGATAGCCGATGCGCTAATGCTGATTCAACAGGCGGGCGATGATCTTGACTGGATCAGGCTGATCACCCAAGCACAGCGATATCAAATGATTTTGCCAGTGAGGAACATGCTGCTCCTGTTGCAGCAGGTGTTGCAGCTGGCGATACCAAATTGGGTGATACCTGCGTTGTTGCAAATGCCCATCGCGCAAACGGAACGGCTGAATTATCAGGTGTTAGCTGGAGAGCAGCGGTCTTTTGTGCTCATGCTATTCGCCTACAGCATTCGGCCGCTCTATCATCTCAAGAACAGACTCTTGGGGCTAATATATGGCCCCTTCCCTGGCAAACAGATATTAAAGCATCTTTTGCTGTCTAAAAAATCAACATTTAAATAA
- a CDS encoding PqqD family protein, with protein sequence MKNNQVFRVNSPQVVCEAIDGEVVIVHLEKGYYYSLLKTGVDVWSRIESRTNYSSIIREITQVYDGSAEEIATAIDEFLENLQREELIIADSTTESVNTVNNTQEIAEITNKPRFEKPKLEKFTDMEDLLLLDPIHEVDVEAGWPSAKIA encoded by the coding sequence ATGAAAAACAACCAAGTGTTTCGTGTCAATAGTCCTCAAGTGGTTTGTGAAGCGATTGATGGAGAAGTGGTGATTGTCCATCTGGAAAAAGGTTACTACTACAGCCTATTAAAAACTGGAGTAGACGTTTGGAGTAGAATTGAAAGCCGGACTAACTATAGCAGCATAATTCGAGAAATAACGCAAGTATATGATGGTAGTGCCGAGGAAATTGCTACCGCTATTGATGAGTTTTTAGAAAATTTGCAGCGAGAAGAATTGATTATCGCTGATTCAACTACGGAATCTGTAAACACAGTCAACAACACCCAAGAAATTGCGGAAATAACCAACAAGCCACGCTTTGAGAAACCCAAGTTAGAAAAGTTCACTGACATGGAAGATTTACTTCTGCTCGATCCAATTCATGAAGTCGATGTAGAAGCCGGATGGCCCAGCGCGAAAATAGCCTAA